In the Theobroma cacao cultivar B97-61/B2 chromosome 1, Criollo_cocoa_genome_V2, whole genome shotgun sequence genome, one interval contains:
- the LOC18612371 gene encoding protein disulfide isomerase-like 2-3, producing the protein MLRSRSPSLIALSFFFTFFSISYALYGPSSPVVQLTPSNFKSKVLNSNGVVLVEFFAPWCGHCQALTPTWEKAANVLKGVATVAALDADAHKSLAQEYGIRGFPTIKFFAPGKPPVDYQGARDVKPIAEFALQQVKALLKDRLAGKASGGSSEKSEPSSSVELNSRNFDELVLKSKELWIVEFFAPWCGHCKKLAPEWKKAANNLKGKVKLGHVDCDSEKSLMSRFNVQGFPTILVFGADKDSPIPYEGARTASAIESFALEQLETNVGPAEVTELTGPDVMEEKCGSAAICFVAFLPDILDSKAEGRNKYLEMLLSVAEKFKRSPYSYVWAAAGKQPDLERRVGVGGYGYPALVALNVKKGAYAPLKSAFGLEHIIEFVKEAGRGGKGNLPLEGTPDIAKTEPWNGKDGEIIEEDEFSLEELMGEDIASKDEL; encoded by the exons atgctTAGATCACGATCACCATCGTTAATAgctttatcatttttctttacatTCTTCAGCATCTCTTACGCTCTTTACGGACCGTCATCGCCAGTGGTTCAGCTCACTCCCTCCAATTTCAAGTCCAAG GTTTTAAACTCGAATGGAGTTGTTCTGGTTGAGTTCTTTGCGCCTTGGTGTGGTCATTGTCAAGCTTTAACGCCTACATGGGAGAAGGCAGCCAATGTCTTGAAAGGAGTTGCTACTGTGGCAGCCCTTGATGCTGATGCTCACAAGTCCCTTGCTCAG GAATATGGGATTAGAGGATTTCCTACCATAAAGTTTTTTGCCCCTGGAAAGCCTCCAGTAGATTATCAGGGAGCTAGGGACGTCAAGCCTATTGCAGAATTCGCCCTCCAGCAG GTAAAGGCACTTTTGAAAGACCGTTTAGCTGGGAAAGCTTCTGGAGGATCAAGTGAGAAATCTGAACCTAGTTCATCTGTTGAACTGAATTCCCGCAATTTTGATGAATTGGTGCTCAAAAGTAAAGAACTTTGGATTGTGGAGTTTTTTGCACCTTG GTGTGGACATTGCAAAAAACTAGCTCCTGAGTGGAAGAAGGCTGCTAATAACTTGAAGGGGAAGGTGAAGCTTGGTCATGTTGACTGCGATTCTGAGAAG TCTCTCATGAGCAGGTTCAATGTGCAAGGATTTCCTACCATCTTAGTATTTGGTGCTGACAAAGACAGCCCAATTCCTTACGAGGGTGCTAGAACTGCCTCTGCAATTGAATCATTTGCTCTAGAGCAGCTTGAAACAAATGTTGGACCTGCTGAAGTGACAGAGCTGACTGGCCCA GATGTCATGGAGGAGAAATGTGGCTCAGCTGCCATATGCTTTGTTGCTTTCTTACCTGACATTTTAGACTCCAAGGCAGAAGGAAGGAACAAGTACCTGGAGATGTTATTGTCAGTTGCAGAGAAATTTAAAAGGAGTCCTTACAG CTATGTTTGGGCTGCTGCTGGTAAGCAGCCAGATCTTGAGAGGCGTGTAGGTGTTGGTGGGTATGGGTATCCTGCTCTTGTAGCCTTGAACGTGAAGAAAGGAGCATATGCTCCACTCAAAAGTGCATTTGGGCTTGAGCATATAAT CGAGTTTGTCAAGGAAGCAGGACGTGGGGGCAAGGGAAATTTACCTTTGGAGGGCACTCCTGACATTGCAAAGACAGAACCGTGGAATGGTAAAGATGGAGAAATCATTGAAGAAGATGAGTTCTCCCTTGAAGAACTCATGGGAGAAGATATAGCAAGCAAGGATGAGTTGtga
- the LOC18612372 gene encoding pentatricopeptide repeat-containing protein At4g02750, producing MKQNLKIMGEQANHLFNQNTNITQLAKSGKIEEAMQIFSGMTHRNTVTYNSMISAFSKNGKIDDARQLFDKMPQKNLVSWNTMIAGYLHHDKVDEAYQLFVRMPKRDRFSWTLMITCFTREGELEKARELFDSLPHKRDVACWNVMIGGYGKKGRFIEAKRLFDEMPVRNVVSWNLMLSGYTRNGEMHLGREFFDGMDIRDVVSWNLMVDGFAEVGDLDSAWEFFGKIPNPNVVSWVTMLCAFGRRGKLLEARRLFDQMPSKNIASWNAMIGAYVKDFQIEEAARLFREMPKRDSVSWTMMIDGYVHVGQLDNARELLNQMPYKSIVAQTAMLSGYIKNKRMGEACLVFNDIAARDTICWNTMIAGYVQMGRMDKALSLLKDMEKKDLVTWNTMIIGYAQIGEMDKAVKIFEEMKVRNVVSWNSLITGFLQNGLSLDALNSFKLMGHEGTIPDHSTFACGLSACANLAALQVGKQMHNMVLKTGYVNNSFVGNALITMYAKCGRIFYAQLIFNDLHEVDVVSWNSMITGYTLNGHGKEAVQLYEQMVLKGVLPDHVTFIGVLSGCSHIGLVDKGLKLFKCMTEIYSIEPLVEHYACIVDMLGRAGMLYEAFEVVRGLKIKANAGIWGALLSACKIHGNLELGKIASKKLLEFEPHKTSSSVLLSNMQAEAGRWHEVENMRLMMKENEAEKQPGCSWTEVGNQLHCFLSNRPMQPETAEIYSTLKALTSQIKNLDRISDDFAYPLDNL from the coding sequence atgaaacaAAACTTGAAAATAATGGGTGAACAAGCCAACCATCTCTTCAACCAAAACACCAATATTACCCAGTTGGCAAAATCCGGTAAAATCGAGGAAGCCATGCAAATTTTCTCTGGAATGACCCACAGAAACACTGTAACATACAATTCCATGATCTCTGCCTTCAGCAAAAACGGAAAAATCGACGATGCACGCCAACTCTTCGACAAAATGCCTCAAAAAAACTTAGTTTCTTGGAACACAATGATTGCTGGGTACTTACACCATGACAAAGTTGATGAAGCTTATCAACTGTTCGTTAGAATGCCTAAAAGAGACAGATTTTCTTGGACTTTGATGATAACTTGTTTCACACGTGAAGGGGAGCTTGAAAAGGCTAGAGAATTGTTTGATTCATTGCCTCATAAGCGTGATGTGGCTTGTTGGAACGTGATGATTGGAGGGTATGGTAAGAAAGGAAGGTTTATTGAAGCTAAGAGATTGTTTGACGAAATGCCGGTTAGGAATGTTGTTTCGTGGAATTTGATGTTATCGGGTTATACTCGGAATGGGGAAATGCATTTGGGGAGGGAGTTTTTTGACGGAATGGATATACGGGATGTTGTTTCCTGGAATTTAATGGTTGATGGGTTTGCGGAGGTTGGTGATTTGGATTCTGCTTGGGAGTTTTTTGGGAAGATTCCGAATCCAAATGTTGTGTCTTGGGTTACGATGTTATGTGCATTTGGACGAAGGGGTAAATTATTGGAGGCAAGGAGATTGTTTGATCAGATGCCGAGTAAGAATATTGCTTCTTGGAATGCTATGATTGGTGCTTATGTCAAGGATTTCCAAATTGAGGAGGCTGCTAGGTTGTTCAGGGAGATGCCGAAGAGGGATTCAGTTTCATGGACTATGATGATTGATGGTTATGTTCATGTTGGTCAGCTTGATAATGCAAGGGAATTACTCAATCAAATGCCTTACAAGAGTATTGTGGCACAAACCGCAATGCTTTCTGGATAcattaagaataaaagaatGGGTGAAGCTTGTCTGGTTTTTAATGATATTGCTGCCAGAGATACCATTTGCTGGAACACCATGATTGCAGGGTACGTACAGATGGGAAGAATGGATAAGGCTCTCAGTCTATTGAAGGATATGGAAAAGAAGGACTTGGTAACATGGAACACCATGATCATTGGTTATgctcaaattggagaaatggacAAAGCAGTTAAGATATTTGAGGAGATGAAGGTAAGAAATGTAGTCTCTTGGAATTCTTTGATAACAGGTTTCTTGCAGAATGGCTTATCATTGGATGCATTGAATAGTTTCAAACTGATGGGACATGAAGGAACAATACCTGATCATTCAACTTTTGCATGTGGTCTAAGTGCATGTGCCAATCTCGCAGCGTTGCAAGTTGGAAAGCAGATGCACAATATGGTTTTGAAGACTGGTTATGTAAATAATTCATTTGTAGGGAATGCCTTGATCACCATGTATGCTAAATGTGGAAGAATCTTTTATGCTCAACTCATATTCAACGATCTTCATGAAGTTGATGTTGTTTCTTGGAATTCTATGATTACTGGTTACACCTTAAATGGTCACGGAAAAGAGGCTGTTCAACTCTATGAACAGATGGTGTTAAAAGGAGTGCTCCCTGATCATGTCACCTTCATTGGGGTTTTGTCGGGATGTAGTCACATTGGCCTTGTTGATAAGggtttaaaattgtttaagtGCATGACTGAAATTTACTCTATAGAACCTTTGGTTGAACACTATGCTTGCATTGTTGATATGTTAGGCCGTGCTGGGATGTTATATGAAGCATTTGAAGTGGTAAGGGGATTGAAGATCAAGGCAAATGCAGGAATATGGGGTGCATTGCTGTCGGCTTGCAAGATTCATGGGAATTTGGAGCTTGGTAAGATTGCTTCTAAGAAGCTTTTGGAATTTGAACCTCATAAAACTTCAAGCTCTGTGCTGTTGTCTAATATGCAAGCTGAGGCCGGTAGATGGCATGAGGTTGAAAACATGAGGTTAATGATGAAAGAGAATGAAGCAGAGAAGCAACCAGGCTGCAGCTGGACTGAAGTTGGAAATCAGTTACATTGTTTTCTGTCCAATAGGCCAATGCAGCCTGAGACAGCAGAGATTTACAGCACATTGAAAGCTTTAACCTCACAGATAAAAAACTTAGATCGCATATCTGATGACTTTGCATATCCACTTGATAATTTATGA
- the LOC18612373 gene encoding centromere/kinetochore protein zw10 homolog, translating into MDPLLDRINVRDLLSGHDLSDPSTPLSAPDLRLLINRLESHSLHIKSKVRSYLLSHYNDFASLFSLCNDAILKTDQISNSLSDILSLVSDRPIDVEIRELVDEIGRKTKEAREKRELLGLLRVIVGICERLEGARSALRNGRLSFVAEEVKELNKALRIGDEEEGEPIVYGLLRKQWADLFDEMQELLAKFMENAVRFDQEARSIRVKYRLRVDEIDGIELHTVLEAMDVAGILDYSLAKVADLIIKHVMTPAVNYELPVTFVEDVDQGSEGITEAVLNILPSQDCKIVDVDGDAIYARVIQVIRFIFKHICFENGSWIHSFGRLTWPRISDLIISNFLSKVVPEDASKLADFQKIIKCTAEFEIALKEMMFISASDNKDDRLSNFAENVEVHFAFRKRTEILGKARNLLLQCDFSVPQENTAKGSLLKNDGKVIHSSKHVDLLFSSERCVVSEAASQLMELVHQALQDVCLSSTRVALEFYHAARDAILLYEAVVPVKLERQLDGINQVAVLMHNDCLYLSQEILGLAFEYRSDFPDSIKEHAVFADMAPRFHLMAEEILQGQIQLVIFNLREAIDGADGFQNTHQMQQFESAKFSIDQVAFVLEKVHIIWEPLLLPLTYKRSMCMVLDSVFSRITRDILLLDDLAAEETLQLQRLIHLMLDNLSSLLKSLIAINSKGKSEEDSRRPIDDLVPSLCKIRKLAELLDMPLKSITSEWESAELLRCGFTMVELKDFIRAIFADSPLRKECLWRIENVSL; encoded by the exons ATGGACCCACTCTTAGACAGAATCAATGTCCGCGATCTGCTCTCGGGCCACGACCTCTCTGACCCCTCGACACCACTGTCCGCACCGGATCTCCGCCTTCTCATCAACCGCCTCGAATCCCATTCTCTTCACATCAAATCAAAAGTCCGTTCTTACCTACTTTCTCACTACAACGACTTTGCCTCCCTCTTCTCACTCTGCAACGACGCGATTCTAAAAACCGACCAAATATCCAACAGCCTTTCCGATATTCTCTCGTTAGTCTCCGACCGTCCGATCGATGTTGAGATCCGTGAGTTGGTTGATGAGATTGGAAGGAAAACGAAGGAGGCTAGGGAGAAGAGGGAATTACTAGGGTTGTTGAGGGTAATTGTGGGGATTTGCGAGAGATTAGAAGGCGCTAGGTCGGCGTTGAGAAATGGACGGCTCAGCTTCGTCGCTGAGGAAGTTAAGGAGTTGAACAAGGCTTTGAGGATTGGCgatgaagaagaaggagagccTATTGTGTATGGTTTATTGAGGAAACAGTGGGCGGATTTGTTTGATGAG ATGCAAGAGTTGCTTGCCAAGTTCATGGAAAATGCAGTTCGGTTTGACCAGGAAGCTAGATCAATCCGGGTGAAGTATAGATTACGTGTTGATGAAATTGATGGGATTGAACTTCATACAGTTTTGGAAGCAATGGAT GTTGCTGGAATTTTGGATTATAGTCTTGCTAAAGTAGCTGACTTGATAATCAAGCATGTCATGACTCCAGCTGTAAATTATGAATTGCCTGTAACTTTTGTGGAAGATGTAGATCAAGGTTCAGAAGGAATCACAGAGGCAGTATTGAATATATTACCTTCACAAGATTGCAAG ATTGTAGATGTGGATGGTGATGCTATCTATGCAAGAGTTATTCAGGTTATCAGGTTTATTTTCAAGCACATTTGCTTCGAAAATGGTTCATGGATTCATTCTTTTGGAAGGTTAACTTGGCCAAGGATATCAGATCTTATTATTTCCAACTTTCTCTCAAAG GTTGTTCCTGAAGATGCCTCAAAACTTGCTGACTTTCAGAAGATAATCAAATGTACGGCAGAATTTGAGATtgctttaaaagaaatgatgtTCATATCAGCATCCGATAACAAGGATGACAGGTTGAGCAACTTTGCTGAAAATGTTGAGGTTCACTTTGCATTTAGGAAGAGAACTGAAATTTTGGGAAAAGCTAGAAATTTACTCCTGCAGTGTGATTTCTCTGTTCCTCAA GAGAATACTGCCAAAGGCTCTTTACTGAAGAATGATGGAAAGGTTATACATTCTTCCAAACATGTTGATTTGCTTTTCTCATCTGAGAGGTGTGTGGTATCAGAAGCAGCCTCCCAACTGATGGAGCTAGTGCATCAGGCACTTCAG GATGTTTGCTTGTCATCCACCAGAGTTGCTTTGGAATTCTATCATGCTGCCAGAGATGCTATACTTCTTTATGAAGCTGTCGTTCCAGTCAAG CTAGAAAGGCAGCTCGACGGTATCAATCAGGTTGCTGTTCTCATGCACAATGATTGTCTGTATTTATCTCAGGAGATACTTGGGCTTGCATTTGAG TATCGCTCAGACTTTCCAGATTCAATCAAGGAACATGCTGTCTTTGCTGATATGGCTCCAAGATTTCATCTCATGGCTGAAGAAATTCTGCAGGGGCAAATCCAgcttgttatttttaatttgagagAG GCTATAGATGGTGCTGATGGATTTCAAAATACCCATCAAATGCAACAATTTGAATCTGCAAAATTCAGCATAGATCAG GTTGCTTTTGTTCTCGAGAAAGTACATATTATATGGGAGCCACTCTTACTGCCTTTAACTTATAAGAGAAGTATGTGCATGGTTCTAGATTCTGTCTTCTCTAGAATCACAAGAGACATACTTTTGCTTGATGATTTGGCAGCAGAAGAAACATTACAG CTCCAAAGACTGATCCATTTGATGCTGGACAACCTTTCTTCTTTATTGAAATCTCTGATTGCTATCAATTCAAAAGGGAAGTCAGAAGAAGACTCAAGACGTCCTATAGATGATCTCGTACCATCTTTGTGTAAAATTCGCAAACTAGCAG AATTGTTAGATATGCCTTTAAAATCCATCACATCTGAGTGGGAAAGTGCAGAACTTCTAAGATGTGGTTTTACAATGGTAGAG TTGAAAGATTTCATCAGAGCAATATTTGCTGATTCACCATTGAGAAAAGAATGCCTGTGGAGGATAGAAAACGTCAGTTTGTAG
- the LOC18612374 gene encoding uncharacterized protein LOC18612374: MKKLYSKGKVHPSPPPPPPTITDHLSLLPTTILSLTTALSLEDKEVLAYLISCCSFYATNNNNFPNHRGTTSKSIIDVGGDNKEHDPMFKCNCFGCYMCFWARWDTSPNRQLIHEIIEAYEEGLFQEKKQGKKNKKGKRKRICIPDAKHGNDQGSSGKRLVNLNEQLKFVEMNCRGGEEGEVKFERGSIRKIVSFIEHSIWGVWNRN; the protein is encoded by the coding sequence ATGAAAAAGCTCTATAGCAAAGGCAAAGTGCACCCttcaccaccaccaccaccaccaacCATCACCGATCACTTGTCCTTGCTTCCTACTACGATTCTCAGCCTCACTACCGCACTCTCTCTCGAAGACAAAGAAGTATTGGCCTATCTCATCTCATGTTGCAGCTTCTATGCCACCAACAATAACAACTTCCCTAATCACCGGGGAACTACAAGCAAGAGTATAATTGATGTTGGCGGTGATAACAAGGAGCATGATCCTATGTTTAAATGCAACTGTTTTGGGTGTTACATGTGTTTTTGGGCACGTTGGGACACATCCCCAAACCGTCAGCTGATACATGAGATTATAGAGGCATACGAGGAAGGGTTGTTCCAAGAGAAGAAACAAGgtaagaagaacaagaaaggaaagagaaagagaatatGTATTCCTGATGCCAAGCATGGAAACGATCAGGGAAGTTCTGGGAAGCGATTGGTTAACTTGAATGAGCAATTGAAATTTGTGGAAATGAATTGCCGTGGTGGTGAAGAAGGGGAAGTAAAATTCGAAAGGGGTTCTATCAGGAAGATTGTAAGCTTCATTGAACACAGTATTTGGGGAGTTTGGAATAGAAATTAA